From the Hyphomicrobium sp. ghe19 genome, one window contains:
- a CDS encoding terminase small subunit has translation MISDATKPALTPKQRRFVENYLLDLNATQAAIRAGYSKRTAQEQGSQLLNHPTIRIAIDAAKAERSAKTEICAEQVLEEIAAMAFYDPGELMIEGAANAGDPIEAVIDGRVIYGLRCPADIKRLPENAWMQAEAASRLGITQPRVSDMMRGKIELFSFDALFAMAGKLE, from the coding sequence ATGATATCCGACGCCACCAAGCCAGCCCTCACGCCAAAACAACGGCGATTTGTCGAGAACTACTTGCTTGATCTCAATGCGACGCAAGCCGCGATCCGAGCTGGCTACAGCAAGCGGACCGCGCAAGAGCAAGGTTCGCAGTTATTAAACCACCCCACGATCAGGATCGCGATCGACGCAGCAAAAGCGGAGCGGTCCGCCAAAACTGAAATTTGCGCCGAACAAGTTCTGGAAGAGATCGCAGCAATGGCGTTCTACGATCCAGGAGAATTGATGATCGAAGGCGCAGCGAATGCAGGCGATCCTATTGAGGCGGTAATCGACGGTCGTGTCATCTATGGGTTGCGTTGCCCTGCTGACATCAAACGCCTGCCGGAGAACGCATGGATGCAAGCCGAAGCGGCCAGCCGGCTCGGCATAACTCAACCGCGCGTTTCCGACATGATGCGCGGCAAGATCGAGCTTTTCAGCTTCGACGCGCTTTTTGCCATGGCGGGGAAGTTGGAGTGA
- a CDS encoding serine protease, which produces MAIAEQMLHSTVKLVSMKGGAACSTGTGFFMNFAIRGESSVPAIVTNKHVIEGSDQVTALCHLADDGKPSGKFIACGMPTTRNCVFHHPDANVDLCAVPIGNIMQAAIALKTPLFITHLALDLIPDDEDWKYFDAIEEVTMIGCPNGLSDEANNLPIVRRGITATSLGKLYNGKPEFMVDMACFPGSSGSPCFCMIGPGISTAKRTACMSREQPMKFPPGHYDEKQVRALTKLLDDVCADLRISPDNQPKREWVAMVMLVCSNRAPADIQELRAEIARQFLLLESLESQTVEG; this is translated from the coding sequence ATGGCGATAGCGGAGCAGATGCTCCATTCCACGGTGAAGCTCGTCTCCATGAAAGGAGGTGCGGCTTGCAGTACCGGGACAGGCTTTTTCATGAACTTCGCGATCCGGGGAGAATCCTCAGTTCCGGCGATCGTCACCAACAAGCACGTAATAGAGGGCAGCGACCAAGTCACTGCGCTTTGCCACTTAGCTGATGATGGCAAGCCATCGGGGAAGTTTATCGCATGCGGCATGCCAACAACGCGGAATTGTGTTTTTCACCATCCAGATGCAAACGTGGATTTGTGCGCTGTTCCGATTGGCAACATTATGCAGGCAGCAATAGCGCTCAAAACACCCCTTTTTATTACTCATCTGGCTCTCGACCTCATCCCCGATGATGAAGACTGGAAATATTTCGACGCGATCGAAGAAGTCACAATGATTGGCTGCCCGAATGGGCTATCGGATGAAGCGAACAATCTTCCAATCGTTCGCCGGGGCATAACCGCTACTTCGTTGGGTAAACTCTATAATGGCAAGCCTGAATTCATGGTCGATATGGCCTGTTTTCCGGGCTCATCTGGTTCCCCGTGTTTCTGCATGATCGGGCCAGGTATCTCGACCGCAAAAAGAACAGCCTGTATGTCGCGTGAGCAGCCCATGAAATTTCCCCCAGGGCACTATGACGAGAAACAAGTTCGCGCCCTGACGAAGCTGCTCGATGACGTGTGCGCGGATTTGCGGATTAGCCCGGACAATCAACCCAAGCGCGAATGGGTCGCCATGGTAATGCTGGTTTGTTCCAACCGGGCGCCTGCCGACATTCAAGAACTACGAGCCGAAATCGCGCGCCAGTTTCTGCTGCTGGAATCGCTTGAGTCGCAAACCGTCGAAGGTTAG
- a CDS encoding porin has translation MKRFAFAALVCFSATNAQAADPGADCCHDLEQRIEELENTAARKGNRKISLAVQGKVAEEVLYWDDGRSSNVYVTGMGTGAASYISFSGEAKIAKDVSAGFVLYMEAIDSDIFSITQKNPDGPGLYTGVKNAPQTFFSYWYLKSDQLGQLSVGKRQTADSQGPQTIDGSGTIWAAYWQAYNVYAFDVQGDIGAGEKLVWSQIGSCRGNGAGPGDCDSGREEIIRYDSPTLAGFVATASWKPKRDSWALALRYFNQNLGDLRVQGILSYSESAMNWKNPLNNTFATDDRLNVWQVGTYVEHKPTGLFALGAWGRINQQVNKMNNPTTDTYYLKVGDRLKPTSLGHTIPFGEYLRSTDGVAIFDVNNTQGGAKVIEGSGTTIWGLGVAQEIDDAAMLVWLRYRHHQVDVPGRNLEDADTFSFGSQISF, from the coding sequence ATGAAACGCTTTGCATTCGCGGCGCTCGTTTGTTTTAGCGCGACCAACGCTCAAGCTGCAGATCCAGGAGCGGATTGCTGTCACGACCTAGAACAGAGAATTGAGGAGCTGGAAAATACGGCCGCCAGAAAAGGCAATCGAAAAATCTCACTAGCGGTGCAAGGCAAGGTCGCCGAAGAAGTGCTGTATTGGGACGATGGTCGAAGTTCAAACGTCTATGTAACAGGGATGGGAACAGGCGCGGCGAGCTATATCAGCTTCAGTGGTGAAGCTAAAATAGCAAAAGACGTTTCCGCCGGTTTCGTTTTGTACATGGAAGCTATCGACAGCGATATTTTCTCGATTACTCAAAAAAATCCGGATGGTCCCGGGTTATATACCGGCGTAAAAAATGCGCCTCAAACATTCTTCTCCTACTGGTATCTGAAAAGCGACCAATTGGGTCAGCTCAGCGTGGGTAAACGTCAGACTGCAGACTCGCAGGGCCCTCAGACGATCGATGGCTCTGGCACTATTTGGGCTGCCTATTGGCAGGCCTACAACGTTTACGCCTTCGATGTTCAAGGAGACATTGGAGCCGGCGAAAAACTCGTTTGGTCGCAAATTGGCTCTTGTCGCGGCAACGGTGCCGGCCCTGGCGATTGCGACTCTGGTCGAGAAGAGATCATTAGATACGACAGTCCGACGCTAGCGGGTTTCGTGGCGACCGCTTCTTGGAAGCCCAAACGTGATAGTTGGGCATTGGCCCTCCGATACTTTAACCAAAACCTCGGAGATCTGAGAGTTCAGGGCATTCTCAGTTATTCCGAGTCAGCGATGAATTGGAAAAACCCGCTCAATAATACCTTTGCAACAGACGATCGTCTGAATGTCTGGCAAGTTGGCACCTATGTGGAGCATAAACCAACAGGCCTGTTCGCTCTCGGCGCGTGGGGGCGCATCAACCAACAGGTCAATAAAATGAATAATCCGACGACAGATACATACTATCTCAAGGTCGGAGATAGACTGAAACCGACCTCACTCGGTCACACAATTCCGTTCGGAGAATACCTGCGGTCGACCGACGGCGTTGCAATCTTTGATGTGAATAATACCCAAGGCGGCGCCAAGGTAATAGAAGGATCAGGGACCACAATTTGGGGACTCGGCGTTGCTCAGGAAATCGACGATGCTGCCATGTTAGTTTGGCTACGTTATAGACATCATCAAGTCGACGTCCCTGGTCGCAACCTAGAAGATGCTGACACCTTTTCCTTCGGATCACAAATATCTTTCTAA